A single Ignavibacteriales bacterium DNA region contains:
- a CDS encoding response regulator: MSVVAKILLFDDDLRSLSLLTDGLAERGLIPEIKPVKTLTDFVNALDEFKPEAVLINYRQSSYESLTALALTRKKNPLYPFVFIFADEPVHYHLKHRISSQLANEEFRTLSESVKGIFDDISQRKSMEQRQHLADTELALEKEKEEAARGILKSSPSLILLYDKEGNYIERYLSPDSPFAYPAPEFFEKNLNDILNSGDVVKIKELTGKGFEFYEFTTGSGADKRVLMLQVLTTSQEQLILYVADITRERALAGELRNLKQLISSSASQYILLNGSWGIELVSQGIEQFLGWGEGIKSRSIDDLLPDLVPGLTAQQVAIGLELDSSWTEVYQYRSEDKKEKMAAVSANKVESGGNLAAILISITDLSEWKERENEFRLDSAKYRAITENLNLGIIALRDHRIYYANEFFCSLLEMKAEAVIGSDFNEILVKEDRKLFEDTVRTLLAEERTHSAAELRLMHANGISVVNTEISLKLSKFDGAFTIFCVIKDQSEAKLHAMIVENQISTSSNLSQTSSTPKEHDLRTSLNGIIGFAEIIREHFKDKSEEEFLNIADQILNNGKHLMEVLELGPSLETAKGQPMALEINTVLLSELLSKTLESVKGGSSKKEIRLNFLYSTKIEVLADEKKLYQLILALIKNSYDSPVESTINVETGYDGAKGKAYIRIKDSGIRIDEKLVPLLFKPMAGETSKRYPELYKLGVIVYPAQHLIQQMNGELSVLSKAETGVSVTVYLPVPEKKESAKVNLGNSLVAVSTELVMLTELNPVILIVEDDPGCAKMLQITFRNLTKTDIAVNGDEALDFIAGRAATGQTYDLLLLDIGLPPPWDGILLRKEILTRYPQYENVPILAETAFAMKADVSRITAAGFDAYIAKPIDRRYLIKTMVAALKKYNRL, translated from the coding sequence ATGTCTGTTGTCGCTAAAATCCTTCTTTTTGACGACGATCTCCGGTCGTTGAGCCTTCTAACAGATGGCCTGGCCGAGCGTGGTCTGATACCGGAAATTAAGCCGGTTAAAACCCTTACGGATTTCGTTAATGCGCTTGACGAGTTTAAACCGGAGGCGGTTTTAATCAATTACCGTCAGAGTTCTTATGAGAGCCTGACAGCCCTGGCTCTTACGCGGAAAAAGAACCCTCTTTATCCGTTTGTATTCATATTTGCGGATGAACCTGTTCATTACCATCTCAAACACCGTATATCTTCACAGCTGGCCAACGAAGAATTCCGTACCCTGAGTGAATCAGTTAAAGGCATATTCGATGACATCAGTCAGAGAAAGTCAATGGAACAGCGGCAGCATCTCGCGGATACCGAACTGGCTCTTGAAAAGGAAAAGGAAGAAGCAGCCCGCGGAATCCTGAAAAGCTCCCCTTCTCTGATTCTTCTTTACGATAAGGAGGGGAATTATATCGAACGTTATCTTTCCCCCGATTCTCCATTTGCTTATCCTGCGCCGGAATTTTTCGAAAAGAACCTGAATGATATCCTGAACAGCGGCGATGTCGTAAAAATAAAAGAATTAACAGGCAAAGGTTTTGAGTTCTATGAATTCACAACCGGATCAGGTGCTGATAAACGGGTGCTCATGCTTCAGGTGCTTACCACCAGCCAGGAGCAGCTGATTCTTTATGTAGCGGATATAACCCGTGAAAGAGCACTTGCAGGTGAACTCCGGAATCTGAAGCAGCTTATCAGCAGTTCGGCCAGTCAGTATATACTCCTGAACGGATCATGGGGCATTGAGCTGGTTTCACAGGGAATCGAGCAATTCCTTGGATGGGGAGAGGGGATTAAAAGCAGAAGTATTGATGACCTCCTTCCCGATCTGGTTCCGGGGCTGACCGCCCAGCAGGTCGCTATAGGGCTTGAACTTGATTCATCCTGGACTGAAGTGTATCAGTACCGGAGTGAAGATAAAAAAGAAAAGATGGCTGCAGTTTCAGCAAACAAAGTTGAGTCCGGCGGTAACCTTGCGGCAATCCTCATCTCTATAACCGATCTTTCGGAGTGGAAAGAACGGGAAAATGAGTTCAGGCTTGATTCCGCCAAGTACCGCGCAATTACGGAAAATCTCAATCTGGGCATTATTGCCCTGCGCGATCATCGTATATATTACGCGAATGAGTTCTTTTGCAGTCTTCTTGAGATGAAAGCAGAGGCGGTGATAGGATCCGACTTTAACGAAATACTGGTAAAGGAAGACCGCAAGCTTTTTGAAGATACCGTTCGCACTCTTCTGGCTGAAGAGAGAACCCATTCAGCGGCAGAACTCCGGCTGATGCATGCAAACGGCATTAGTGTGGTAAATACGGAAATCTCACTGAAGCTTTCAAAGTTTGACGGTGCATTTACGATATTCTGCGTCATCAAAGATCAGAGTGAAGCTAAGCTTCACGCCATGATTGTTGAAAATCAGATTTCCACATCATCCAATCTCAGCCAGACTTCAAGCACTCCTAAAGAGCATGATCTGAGAACTTCCCTTAACGGTATTATCGGATTTGCTGAAATTATCAGAGAACATTTTAAGGATAAAAGCGAAGAGGAGTTCCTCAATATCGCTGATCAGATACTGAATAACGGCAAACATCTGATGGAGGTGCTGGAACTTGGTCCTTCGCTTGAAACAGCAAAAGGCCAGCCAATGGCACTGGAGATCAACACCGTTCTTCTTTCTGAACTGCTCTCCAAAACTCTTGAAAGCGTGAAAGGGGGTAGCAGCAAAAAAGAAATCCGGCTGAACTTCCTTTACAGCACAAAAATTGAAGTTCTCGCTGATGAGAAAAAACTGTATCAGCTGATCCTTGCACTGATAAAGAATTCTTACGACAGTCCGGTTGAAAGCACCATTAACGTTGAGACGGGTTATGACGGGGCTAAAGGAAAAGCGTATATACGTATTAAGGATTCCGGAATCAGGATAGATGAAAAGTTAGTTCCGCTTCTGTTTAAGCCGATGGCAGGTGAAACTTCCAAAAGATATCCTGAACTGTACAAACTCGGTGTTATCGTATATCCCGCTCAGCATCTCATCCAGCAGATGAACGGTGAACTTTCAGTACTTTCAAAGGCGGAGACGGGTGTATCGGTCACGGTCTATCTGCCGGTCCCTGAAAAGAAGGAATCGGCCAAGGTTAATCTGGGCAATTCACTTGTTGCGGTTTCTACCGAGCTGGTGATGCTCACGGAGCTCAATCCTGTGATTCTGATCGTGGAAGATGATCCCGGATGCGCAAAGATGCTCCAGATAACATTCAGAAATCTGACAAAAACCGATATTGCGGTTAACGGTGATGAAGCTTTGGATTTTATTGCAGGCCGGGCGGCCACCGGGCAGACCTACGATCTGCTCCTGCTTGATATCGGGCTTCCTCCGCCATGGGACGGCATTCTGCTCAGGAAGGAAATTCTGACACGGTATCCTCAGTATGAGAATGTGCCGATTCTGGCTGAAACCGCTTTTGCTATGAAGGCGGATGTGAGCAGAATCACCGCGGCTGGTTTTGACGCATATATTGCAAAGCCGATAGACCGGCGCTATCTTATTAAAACGATGGTTGCCGCTCTCAAGAAATATAACCGGCTCTGA